The Halobellus sp. MBLA0158 genome has a window encoding:
- the kdgK1 gene encoding bifunctional 2-dehydro-3-deoxygluconokinase/2-dehydro-3-deoxygalactonokinase, whose product MSAIVTFGETMLRLSPPRGERLERTRALDAQQGGAESNVAVATARLGAETTWLSKLPDSPLGRRITAELRSHGVDPAVAWDDSADARLGTYYLEHGGDPRGTDVIYDRADASVTTATPDELPTEVLRDADVFYTSGITPALSPTLSDTTAALLRGAREAGARTAFDLNYRSKLWSPDEAGEGYEALFPHVDVLFAAERDVETCLGREGDPIEVANGLLRDYDFETVVLTRGENGSVAVADGEAYEQPVYDADTFDAIGTGDAFVGGYLARRTDGGSIPDALAYAAATASLKRTIDGDLAVVTPAEVEAVIDRDAGGISR is encoded by the coding sequence ATGTCTGCCATCGTGACGTTCGGCGAGACGATGCTCAGGCTCTCGCCCCCGCGGGGCGAACGTCTCGAACGAACGCGCGCCCTCGACGCCCAGCAGGGCGGCGCCGAGAGCAACGTCGCGGTCGCGACCGCCCGACTCGGCGCGGAGACGACCTGGCTCTCGAAGCTCCCCGACTCGCCGCTCGGCCGACGGATCACCGCGGAACTGCGCAGCCACGGCGTCGATCCGGCGGTCGCCTGGGACGACAGCGCGGACGCCCGACTCGGCACGTACTACCTCGAACACGGGGGCGACCCCCGCGGCACCGACGTCATCTACGACCGGGCGGACGCGTCGGTCACGACCGCGACGCCCGACGAACTCCCGACGGAGGTCCTCCGGGACGCCGACGTCTTCTACACGAGCGGGATCACCCCGGCGCTGTCGCCGACGCTCTCGGACACGACCGCCGCGCTCCTCCGGGGCGCCCGGGAGGCCGGCGCCAGGACGGCCTTCGACCTGAACTACCGCTCGAAGCTGTGGTCGCCCGACGAGGCCGGCGAGGGGTACGAGGCGCTCTTCCCGCACGTCGACGTGCTGTTCGCCGCCGAGCGCGACGTCGAGACCTGCCTCGGTCGCGAGGGCGACCCGATCGAGGTCGCCAACGGCCTGCTCCGCGACTACGACTTCGAGACCGTGGTGCTCACCCGCGGCGAGAACGGCTCGGTCGCCGTCGCCGACGGCGAGGCCTACGAACAGCCCGTCTACGACGCCGACACCTTCGACGCGATCGGCACCGGCGACGCGTTCGTCGGCGGCTACCTCGCGAGGCGGACCGACGGCGGCTCGATCCCCGACGCGCTCGCGTACGCCGCCGCGACGGCGTCGCTGAAGCGCACGATCGACGGCGACCTGGCCGTCGTCACGCCGGCAGAGGTAGAGGCCGTGATCGACCGCGACGCCGGCGGGATTTCGAGGTGA
- a CDS encoding DUF6663 family protein, which yields MHPTTDGRYRVLGRPHDPAELLLLSVEAIDADRVPTEPVADAGGSAEPTDSADSADSADALAPVYLDTERFDYEGDLAATVEALRAGVLVDATIEWVDGDPRFDAVSVVAETAFEFYDDVTGLFEAAKRTWMVAEGDNAPMHGRVTKNTDGDPNGALYVFAKQSGARDLFEEFRTGVTPLDPLVRRADRAESVPPERDQARAVFVLRPVAEPFIVVYVVFRRDGVLAETLRSTYG from the coding sequence ATGCATCCCACGACCGACGGCCGCTACCGCGTGCTCGGCCGCCCGCACGACCCCGCCGAGCTCCTCCTGCTCTCCGTTGAGGCGATCGACGCCGACCGCGTCCCCACAGAGCCCGTCGCCGACGCGGGCGGTAGCGCCGAGCCGACTGACTCGGCCGACTCTGCCGACTCGGCCGACGCGCTGGCGCCCGTCTACCTCGACACCGAGCGGTTCGACTACGAGGGCGACTTGGCGGCGACCGTCGAGGCCCTCCGCGCGGGCGTCCTCGTCGACGCGACGATCGAGTGGGTCGACGGCGACCCGCGATTCGACGCCGTATCCGTCGTCGCCGAGACTGCCTTCGAGTTCTACGACGACGTCACCGGCCTCTTCGAGGCGGCCAAGCGGACCTGGATGGTCGCCGAGGGCGACAACGCGCCGATGCACGGCCGGGTGACGAAGAACACCGACGGCGACCCCAACGGCGCGCTGTACGTCTTCGCCAAGCAATCTGGCGCCCGCGACCTCTTCGAGGAGTTCCGCACGGGCGTGACGCCGCTGGACCCGCTCGTTCGACGGGCCGACCGCGCCGAGTCGGTCCCGCCGGAGCGCGATCAGGCCCGCGCGGTCTTCGTCCTGCGTCCCGTCGCCGAGCCCTTCATCGTCGTCTACGTCGTCTTCCGCCGCGACGGGGTACTGGCGGAGACGCTCCGGTCGACGTACGGCTGA
- a CDS encoding rhomboid family intramembrane serine protease, translated as MDYPGHRRNRDRPRSNTRSADESVDADDSDAAVVRSQSGPSLGPADVAFLAAIPAILVGVFSLPKPLRVSLGLSYLQPTALTAYTSHFVHLERTHLLANLLVFLAVVPFALLVSVKSGRRRRFYLVAFTFLTVFPLVFSGLNVLFPRPRLGFGFSGVNLAFVGYLPHVLADRLGRDGPESTPVADSVLPLAFFLGTVIVAVRMGLSMLDSVPLAAHTPLLAAGIGSILSIVVFAHPIAARLRRGDASLSELFPPSVAFGALLFVLMLVIAFPHVSPADGTILNLFVHFLGYSFGFLVPYVAFRLLAVEIDPE; from the coding sequence ATGGACTACCCAGGCCACAGGCGAAACCGGGACCGCCCCCGGTCGAACACGCGATCCGCAGACGAGTCCGTGGACGCAGACGACAGCGACGCGGCCGTGGTCCGGTCGCAGTCGGGGCCCTCGCTCGGTCCGGCGGACGTCGCGTTTCTCGCCGCGATCCCGGCCATCCTCGTCGGCGTCTTCTCCCTCCCGAAGCCCCTCCGGGTGTCGCTCGGCCTCTCGTACCTCCAGCCGACGGCGCTCACCGCCTACACCTCACACTTCGTCCACCTCGAACGCACCCACCTCCTCGCGAATCTGCTCGTGTTCCTCGCGGTCGTCCCCTTCGCCCTCCTCGTGAGCGTCAAGAGCGGCCGACGCCGCCGATTCTACCTCGTCGCGTTCACGTTCCTCACCGTCTTTCCCCTCGTCTTCTCGGGGCTGAACGTCCTCTTTCCCCGCCCCCGGCTCGGGTTCGGCTTCTCGGGCGTCAATCTCGCCTTCGTGGGCTATCTGCCGCACGTCCTGGCCGATCGACTCGGACGCGACGGCCCCGAGTCGACGCCGGTCGCGGACTCGGTCCTGCCGCTCGCCTTTTTCCTCGGCACCGTGATCGTCGCCGTCCGGATGGGGCTGTCGATGCTCGATTCCGTGCCGCTGGCCGCCCACACGCCGCTTCTCGCCGCCGGGATCGGGAGCATCCTCTCGATCGTCGTCTTCGCGCACCCGATCGCCGCCCGCCTGCGCCGGGGAGACGCGTCGCTCTCGGAGCTTTTCCCGCCGTCGGTGGCGTTCGGCGCGCTGCTCTTCGTGTTGATGCTCGTGATCGCCTTCCCGCACGTCTCGCCCGCCGACGGGACGATCCTCAACCTCTTCGTTCACTTCCTCGGGTACAGCTTCGGATTCCTCGTCCCGTACGTCGCGTTCCGGCTCCTCGCCGTCGAGATCGACCCCGAGTGA
- a CDS encoding CopG family ribbon-helix-helix protein — translation MTVVSVSMPEALVERIDAFAEEHGYTGRSEVVREASRNLLGEFEDKRLEDRELMAVVTVVFDYETTNVEERMMNLRHEYEGLVASNFHSHVGEHRCMELFVLEGGLEDISTFVGKIRATKDTLSVDYSVMPVDEFSGYEIEE, via the coding sequence ATGACCGTCGTCAGCGTCTCGATGCCCGAAGCCCTGGTCGAGCGAATCGACGCCTTCGCCGAGGAACACGGCTACACCGGCCGCAGCGAGGTCGTCCGGGAGGCGTCCCGGAATCTGCTGGGCGAGTTCGAGGACAAGCGGCTCGAAGACCGGGAGCTGATGGCCGTCGTCACGGTCGTCTTCGATTACGAGACCACGAACGTCGAAGAGCGGATGATGAACCTCCGCCACGAGTACGAGGGCCTCGTCGCCTCGAACTTCCACAGCCACGTCGGCGAGCACCGGTGTATGGAACTGTTCGTCCTCGAAGGCGGCCTCGAAGACATCTCGACGTTCGTCGGGAAGATCCGCGCCACGAAGGACACCCTCAGCGTAGACTACTCGGTGATGCCGGTCGACGAATTCAGTGGGTACGAGATCGAGGAGTAG
- a CDS encoding DUF7575 domain-containing protein, producing MGSRSRRGKRPWLAALLGTLATGLGHFYLRRWRRGLGWFLAAVVTSLVFVPADAAQALLTGGGDPSALFPMFVVGVASVADAYVLARASQREARSRTGEPTPDDAADAESGDARSAATPSGVPGVGGTVGEEPTDGGTCPNCGKELDPDLDFCPWCTTRLD from the coding sequence ATGGGAAGCCGTAGCCGACGGGGCAAGCGGCCGTGGCTGGCCGCGCTGCTCGGGACGCTCGCCACGGGGCTCGGCCACTTCTATCTCCGGCGGTGGCGACGCGGGCTCGGGTGGTTCCTCGCCGCCGTCGTGACCTCCCTCGTGTTCGTCCCGGCGGACGCCGCGCAGGCGCTCCTGACCGGCGGGGGCGACCCCTCGGCGCTGTTCCCGATGTTCGTCGTCGGCGTCGCGAGCGTCGCGGACGCGTACGTCCTCGCGCGGGCGAGCCAGCGCGAGGCACGGTCGCGGACCGGCGAGCCGACGCCCGACGACGCGGCGGACGCCGAATCCGGGGACGCCCGATCCGCGGCGACGCCGTCGGGGGTGCCCGGCGTCGGCGGGACCGTCGGCGAGGAGCCGACCGACGGCGGCACCTGTCCGAACTGCGGGAAGGAACTGGACCCCGACCTCGACTTCTGTCCGTGGTGTACGACGCGGCTCGATTGA
- a CDS encoding metallophosphoesterase family protein: MDHTATPTDDRPLAPRPDAGATVSDGDLHPAVAERHERLDASAWDDIYVVGDVHGCIDELRRLTAALDPGPDDLVVFVGDLVRKGPDSKAVLEFVRERENFRSVRGNNEDKLIHGRKTLDGLDDADRRYLESLPVAISWDDAFVVHGGIDPTRPLASQDIESLLNCRSIPAENGYDGPFWFEQYRGPPRTFFGHTVLDEPVRTEWAIGLDTGCVYGGSLTAYDWSADAFVRVPAARTYEARADEKILEPEQLDA; encoded by the coding sequence ATGGACCACACCGCGACGCCGACCGACGACCGGCCCCTCGCACCCCGTCCCGACGCGGGGGCGACGGTCTCCGACGGCGACCTCCACCCGGCCGTCGCCGAGCGCCACGAGCGCCTCGACGCCTCGGCGTGGGACGACATATACGTCGTCGGCGACGTCCACGGCTGTATCGACGAGCTCCGACGGCTGACGGCCGCGCTCGATCCCGGCCCCGACGACCTGGTCGTCTTCGTCGGCGACCTCGTCCGGAAGGGCCCCGACAGCAAGGCCGTCCTGGAGTTCGTCCGCGAGCGCGAGAACTTCCGGTCGGTCCGCGGGAACAACGAGGACAAGCTCATCCACGGGCGGAAGACCCTCGACGGCCTCGACGATGCGGACCGACGGTATCTGGAGTCGCTGCCGGTCGCGATCTCGTGGGACGACGCGTTCGTCGTCCACGGCGGGATCGACCCGACCCGGCCGCTCGCGAGCCAGGACATCGAGTCGCTCCTGAACTGCCGCTCGATCCCGGCCGAGAACGGCTACGACGGCCCGTTCTGGTTCGAGCAGTACCGGGGGCCACCGCGGACGTTCTTCGGCCACACGGTGCTCGACGAGCCGGTCCGCACGGAGTGGGCGATCGGCCTCGACACCGGCTGCGTCTACGGCGGCTCGCTCACCGCCTACGACTGGTCCGCCGACGCCTTCGTGCGCGTTCCCGCCGCCCGGACCTACGAGGCCCGCGCCGACGAGAAAATCCTCGAACCGGAGCAGCTGGACGCCTAG
- the ppk1 gene encoding polyphosphate kinase 1 codes for MTDHSEPGPEPAADGGSAEADASASSAGDAVAESDTATEAETDSESEPEPDAETPEAAGGTDPVGSGVGTVCDPADGGPASVVHGPRSADPVEPIEAVDPDEADFSEPRWYLNRELSALSFQKRVLHEAMDPRNPLLERTRFLGLFTKNVDEFCMKRVGGLKQQMAGEVSDLTPDGRTPEEQWRLALETLRELFERQDACYREVVRESLPEIGIEIVRHDDLPTAVRDALRAHFKAEILPTLTPLTFDPAHPFPFISNLSLSLAVRTRRQGEEPKFSRVKIPENQPRLLEVDRILADSDLDSDSEAATLDADAGGAADDDGTDRFVFLEEVIAANLDLLFPNVEVLDWSTFRVTRNAEVRRNEEVAEGLIEMIEGVLRDRRFATVVRLEVSADMPDEVRSLLMAQLDLDEREVFEREPPLNLRHVSRLTDLDRPEHSVSPWTPQPHPRFVGVDDDETDRDVFDVIRDDDVLVHHPYHSFEKTVQAFLSEAARDDDVLAIKAAIYRTSRDSKVIESLIEAARNGKQVAVMVELKARFDEENNLRWVERLEEEGIHVAYGTIGLKTHSKTALVVRREDDGVQLYSHIGTGNYHAETAKGYVDLGLMTHDADVGHDLTRLFNFFTGHSFHEEYRKLLVAPGTLRQGLVERIRAEAEHARNGDGGRIVAKMNALEDPDIVAELYRAARAGVDIDLIVRDICRLRPGVAGVTDTVTVRSVVGRFLEHSRIFYFGGGTSADADATDGGDPQYFIGSADWMTRNLDRRVEAVTPIEDPEIEAELESLLERYLADDRKAWLMRPDGSYVQRRPDPDADPRNVQAELMRRADASADASRDRSPSFRPNAGPETTD; via the coding sequence ATGACCGACCACAGCGAGCCCGGCCCGGAGCCGGCGGCCGACGGCGGATCGGCGGAAGCCGACGCGTCGGCGTCGAGTGCCGGCGACGCGGTAGCGGAGTCCGACACAGCGACGGAGGCGGAGACGGACTCGGAGTCGGAACCAGAGCCGGACGCCGAGACGCCGGAGGCGGCAGGCGGGACGGATCCCGTCGGCTCCGGCGTCGGAACGGTCTGCGATCCCGCGGACGGGGGGCCGGCCAGCGTCGTCCACGGCCCGCGCTCCGCCGACCCGGTCGAGCCGATCGAGGCGGTCGACCCCGACGAGGCGGACTTCTCGGAGCCAAGGTGGTACCTGAACCGCGAGCTCTCGGCGCTCTCCTTCCAGAAGCGGGTGCTCCACGAGGCGATGGACCCGCGGAATCCGCTCTTGGAGCGGACGCGCTTTCTCGGCCTGTTCACCAAGAACGTCGACGAGTTCTGTATGAAGCGGGTCGGCGGGCTGAAACAGCAGATGGCGGGCGAGGTCTCGGACCTCACCCCGGACGGGCGGACGCCCGAAGAGCAGTGGCGGCTCGCGCTCGAGACGCTCCGGGAGCTGTTCGAGCGGCAGGACGCGTGCTACCGCGAGGTCGTCAGGGAGTCGCTGCCGGAGATCGGGATCGAGATCGTCCGTCACGACGACCTCCCGACCGCGGTCCGGGACGCCCTGCGAGCGCACTTCAAGGCGGAGATCCTCCCGACGCTGACGCCGCTGACGTTCGATCCGGCCCACCCGTTTCCGTTCATCTCGAACCTCTCGCTGTCGCTCGCGGTCCGGACCCGGCGGCAGGGCGAAGAGCCGAAGTTCTCCCGGGTGAAGATCCCCGAGAACCAACCCCGGCTCCTCGAGGTCGACCGCATCCTCGCCGATTCGGATTTGGATTCGGATTCGGAGGCCGCCACGCTCGACGCCGATGCGGGCGGAGCCGCGGACGACGACGGGACCGATCGGTTCGTCTTTCTGGAGGAGGTCATCGCGGCCAACCTCGACCTCCTGTTCCCGAACGTCGAGGTGCTCGACTGGTCGACCTTCCGGGTCACGCGGAACGCGGAGGTCCGGCGGAACGAGGAGGTCGCCGAGGGGCTGATCGAGATGATCGAGGGCGTCCTCCGGGACCGCCGCTTCGCGACGGTCGTCCGGCTGGAGGTCTCCGCGGATATGCCCGACGAGGTGCGGTCGCTCCTGATGGCGCAGCTCGACCTCGACGAGCGCGAGGTCTTCGAGCGCGAGCCGCCGCTGAACCTCCGGCACGTCTCGCGGCTGACCGATCTCGACAGGCCGGAGCATTCGGTCTCGCCGTGGACGCCACAACCCCATCCCAGATTTGTCGGCGTCGACGACGACGAGACCGACCGCGACGTCTTCGACGTCATCCGCGACGACGACGTGCTCGTCCACCACCCATATCACTCCTTCGAGAAGACCGTCCAGGCGTTCCTCAGCGAGGCCGCCCGCGACGACGACGTGCTGGCGATCAAGGCCGCGATCTACCGGACCTCGCGCGACTCGAAGGTGATCGAGAGCCTCATCGAGGCGGCCCGGAACGGCAAGCAGGTCGCCGTGATGGTCGAGCTGAAGGCGCGCTTCGACGAGGAGAACAACCTCCGGTGGGTCGAGCGCCTCGAAGAGGAGGGCATCCACGTCGCCTACGGGACGATCGGCCTGAAGACCCACAGCAAGACCGCGCTCGTCGTCCGCCGCGAGGACGACGGCGTCCAGCTGTACTCCCACATCGGCACCGGGAACTACCACGCCGAGACGGCCAAGGGCTACGTCGACCTCGGCCTGATGACCCACGACGCCGACGTCGGCCACGACCTCACCCGGCTGTTCAACTTCTTCACCGGCCACTCGTTCCACGAGGAGTACCGCAAGCTGCTCGTCGCGCCCGGGACGCTCCGGCAGGGGCTCGTCGAGCGGATCCGGGCCGAGGCCGAGCACGCCAGGAACGGCGACGGCGGCCGGATCGTCGCCAAGATGAACGCGCTCGAAGACCCGGACATCGTCGCCGAGCTCTACCGCGCGGCGCGGGCCGGCGTCGACATCGACCTGATCGTCCGCGACATCTGTCGGCTCCGGCCCGGCGTCGCGGGCGTCACAGACACCGTGACCGTCCGGAGCGTCGTCGGGCGGTTCCTCGAACACTCGCGCATCTTCTACTTCGGTGGAGGGACGTCCGCGGACGCCGACGCGACTGACGGCGGCGACCCCCAGTACTTCATCGGCTCGGCCGACTGGATGACGCGCAACCTCGACCGGCGCGTCGAGGCCGTCACGCCGATCGAGGACCCGGAGATCGAGGCGGAACTGGAGTCGCTCCTCGAACGCTACCTCGCGGACGACCGGAAGGCGTGGCTGATGCGGCCCGACGGGAGCTACGTCCAGCGGCGCCCCGATCCCGACGCGGACCCGCGGAACGTCCAGGCGGAACTGATGCGGCGCGCCGACGCGAGCGCGGACGCGTCGCGGGACCGGTCGCCGTCGTTCCGCCCGAATGCGGGCCCGGAGACCACGGACTGA
- a CDS encoding ArsR/SmtB family transcription factor, which translates to MATTSDRIRRLLTDQLAECCEADVERRLDELGTLADDAFGDDAVRPAFAALGNETRYRLTRALALADEELCVCELEPLVDVSESAVSHALSDLVEAGLLTRRKEGNWRYYAATPLATALFETAEAEVTTE; encoded by the coding sequence ATGGCGACCACATCCGATCGGATCCGGCGGCTCCTCACAGATCAGTTGGCGGAGTGCTGCGAGGCCGACGTGGAGCGGCGGCTCGACGAACTGGGGACGCTCGCGGACGACGCCTTCGGTGACGACGCGGTCCGCCCGGCGTTCGCCGCCCTCGGGAACGAGACGCGGTACCGACTCACGCGGGCGCTCGCCCTCGCGGACGAGGAACTCTGCGTCTGCGAGCTCGAACCGCTCGTCGACGTGAGCGAGAGCGCGGTCAGCCACGCCCTCTCGGACCTCGTCGAGGCGGGGCTCCTCACGCGCCGCAAGGAGGGGAACTGGCGGTACTACGCGGCGACGCCGCTCGCGACGGCGCTGTTCGAGACCGCCGAAGCGGAGGTGACGACGGAATGA
- the arsB gene encoding ACR3 family arsenite efflux transporter: MSDSLGVLDRYLTLWIGLAMAVGVLLGRFVPSVADALNAVTWHGTSLPIAVGLFVMIFPIMAEIDYDRIPRVTRTTRREIGLTLAFNWLVAPFLMYGLATAFLGGHPEFVTGLIIVGIAPCIAMVLVWNELAAGNQELCAVCVGVNSLLQIALFVPYAFLFLTVLRGTTISVSMGLVAQMVGIFLGLPLVLGYLTQRVAFRTVGRETYYRRFVPRISPLGLLGLLFTVVVMFALKGEYIVANPEQILLIAVPLFIFFVGLWALAYGASALAGFDYTESVSVAFTAASNNFELAIAVAVAVFGIGSNVALATVVGPLIEVPVMLALVRVALATKDRLFTAAPTPTTNVSD, from the coding sequence ATGAGCGACAGCCTCGGGGTCCTCGACCGGTATCTCACCCTCTGGATCGGCCTCGCGATGGCCGTCGGCGTCCTGCTCGGCCGCTTCGTCCCGAGCGTCGCCGACGCGCTCAACGCGGTCACCTGGCACGGTACGAGCCTCCCGATCGCCGTGGGGCTCTTCGTGATGATCTTCCCGATTATGGCCGAGATCGACTACGACCGCATCCCGCGGGTCACCCGGACCACGCGCCGGGAGATCGGGCTGACGCTCGCGTTCAACTGGCTCGTCGCGCCGTTCCTGATGTACGGGCTGGCGACGGCCTTCCTCGGCGGCCACCCCGAGTTCGTCACCGGGCTCATCATCGTCGGGATCGCGCCCTGCATTGCGATGGTGCTCGTCTGGAACGAACTCGCGGCGGGCAATCAGGAGCTGTGTGCGGTCTGTGTCGGCGTCAACAGCCTCCTCCAGATCGCGCTTTTCGTCCCCTACGCCTTTCTCTTTCTCACCGTTCTCCGCGGGACGACGATCTCGGTCTCGATGGGGCTCGTCGCCCAGATGGTCGGGATCTTCCTCGGCCTGCCGCTGGTCCTCGGCTACCTCACTCAGCGGGTCGCGTTCCGGACGGTCGGCCGGGAGACGTACTACCGGCGGTTCGTCCCGCGGATCAGTCCGCTCGGCCTGCTCGGACTCCTGTTCACGGTGGTGGTGATGTTCGCGCTGAAGGGCGAGTACATCGTCGCCAACCCCGAGCAGATCCTGCTCATCGCGGTTCCGCTCTTCATCTTCTTCGTCGGCCTCTGGGCGCTCGCCTACGGCGCGAGCGCGCTGGCGGGCTTCGACTACACCGAGAGCGTGAGCGTCGCGTTCACCGCGGCGTCCAACAACTTCGAGCTCGCGATCGCCGTCGCCGTCGCGGTCTTCGGCATCGGGAGCAACGTCGCGCTCGCGACCGTCGTCGGCCCGCTGATCGAGGTGCCGGTGATGCTCGCGCTCGTCCGCGTCGCGCTCGCCACGAAGGACCGCCTGTTCACCGCCGCGCCGACTCCCACCACTAATGTCTCGGACTGA
- a CDS encoding arsenate-mycothiol transferase ArsC, giving the protein MSRTEADSDSETDSGDDPIRIALVCVQNAGRSQMAYAFAERERAARGLDSAVDLVTGGTRPADRVHPEVVDAMAAVGVDIGDRTPREVTVEELRASDYVITMGCSADDVCPAGWAGDNRDWDLSDPDGESPAEVARIRDEIEERVAALFDELEAAD; this is encoded by the coding sequence ATGTCTCGGACTGAGGCTGATTCCGATTCCGAAACCGACTCCGGCGACGACCCGATCCGCATCGCCCTCGTCTGCGTGCAGAACGCGGGCCGGTCACAGATGGCGTACGCGTTTGCCGAGCGGGAGCGGGCGGCCCGCGGGCTCGACTCCGCGGTCGATCTCGTCACCGGCGGGACGCGTCCGGCAGACCGTGTCCATCCCGAAGTCGTCGACGCGATGGCCGCCGTCGGCGTCGACATCGGCGACCGGACGCCCCGCGAGGTGACCGTCGAGGAACTCCGGGCGAGCGACTACGTGATCACGATGGGCTGTTCCGCCGACGACGTCTGTCCCGCCGGCTGGGCGGGCGACAATCGGGACTGGGACCTGTCCGATCCGGACGGCGAATCCCCGGCGGAAGTAGCACGCATCCGCGACGAGATCGAAGAACGGGTCGCGGCGTTGTTCGACGAACTCGAAGCGGCGGACTGA
- a CDS encoding halo transducer protein has protein sequence MTPEQADGADGVVGLATERAVAAIVDADATRDPETVRSVLDHVTDDGGRVSRDGIDETVSDVAKRLSTAETRTELARSAFEDAAAAADGVDDLDVVSARLDRYEATLDDIDSRVRDLGADLQAVSNPDDTPDAVYEAVCELRRIAGEADDVQQTADELQFDLDDFEAWLDSHERRRQAFEEDVDVVADALEAARTAATPPLDAESWVDAVLRVEVTPVLLADLRAELDDLRAMAERAGVDGGWADDLEDRLADLDSRVAAARAALNDAAEPSWRERYGARIAAFRETGAAAEPPVEWGEVQAELDRARALDEPYAPA, from the coding sequence ATGACTCCGGAGCAAGCCGACGGCGCGGACGGCGTCGTCGGGCTGGCGACAGAACGCGCGGTAGCGGCGATCGTCGACGCGGACGCGACGCGCGACCCCGAGACCGTGCGGTCAGTGCTCGATCACGTCACCGACGACGGCGGCCGGGTGTCGCGCGACGGGATCGACGAGACCGTCTCGGACGTCGCAAAGCGACTGAGCACGGCCGAGACGCGGACTGAACTCGCGCGGAGCGCCTTCGAGGACGCGGCCGCGGCCGCCGACGGCGTCGACGACCTCGACGTCGTCAGCGCGCGGCTCGACCGCTACGAGGCGACGCTCGACGACATAGACTCGCGCGTGCGGGACCTCGGAGCCGACCTCCAGGCCGTCTCGAACCCCGACGACACCCCCGACGCGGTCTACGAGGCGGTGTGCGAGCTCCGCCGGATCGCCGGCGAGGCCGACGACGTCCAGCAGACCGCGGACGAACTCCAGTTCGACCTCGACGACTTCGAGGCGTGGCTCGACTCCCACGAGCGCCGGCGGCAGGCGTTCGAAGAGGACGTCGACGTCGTCGCCGACGCGCTGGAGGCGGCGCGGACGGCGGCGACGCCGCCGCTCGACGCGGAGTCGTGGGTCGACGCCGTCCTCCGCGTCGAGGTGACGCCGGTGCTGCTGGCGGACCTGCGCGCCGAACTCGACGATCTCCGCGCGATGGCCGAGCGCGCGGGCGTCGATGGGGGCTGGGCGGACGACCTCGAAGATCGACTGGCCGACCTCGACTCGCGGGTCGCGGCCGCGCGGGCCGCGCTCAACGACGCCGCCGAGCCGTCGTGGCGGGAGCGCTACGGCGCGCGGATCGCGGCGTTCAGAGAGACCGGCGCGGCCGCCGAGCCGCCCGTCGAGTGGGGCGAGGTACAGGCCGAACTCGACCGCGCGCGGGCCCTGGACGAGCCCTACGCGCCCGCCTGA